Part of the Zea mays cultivar B73 chromosome 4, Zm-B73-REFERENCE-NAM-5.0, whole genome shotgun sequence genome is shown below.
GACgtatatgagaaaatatatgagcaTTGAGAAAAAAAAACAAGTCTTTGGTAAGGAAAGGTGCGAGCACCATTCTAGATGAGGGGGAAAAAATGCAACCTCATCAAAGATTACGGCAATAATTTGCTACCACGCGGTTGCAGGACAGCTAATTGCCCAGCTGCGTTtattttttttttttaaaaaaacaggACAATCCCATTGACTAATTCAACTCCTCCCTCGCCTTGGTCATCTCCGCCGGCTCGAGGGGGGTTTGTCACGACTCACGAGTCACAACACGATCACCAGTCACCACCACGGCCACCCTCCTCTTGTATAGTCAAACCGGCCCTCTCCTCCTTCTTGtaaccttgggcaagaggagcaGAAAGGTCCCAGCTTTccgtgttcttctgcttctttccCCGCCTCGCCTTCCTTCCCCCCGTCACCAGATCTCGAGGCAGCGGAGTCCGGGGACGCCGTTCTTTCCGTTGTGCTTCCTTTGCCTCTTGCTGCCGGTGGCCGGTGATTTTCCCGAGGTCTGTTTGGGCGGCAGGTAGAGGCTATTTTCTTGGCGGCTGGTGGGATGGATAGCCACGCCGCCGGGTCGAGCTCCGGCGGGTCCGGGGATGGCGGCGCGCAGCCCAGGAGGAGCTCCAGGAAACCCACGTGTGAGATCTTCTTCCTGAATATGATCTTGCTGATATTATACCTATCTGCAGGCTTTGATCAAGGATAGTATCTCTACTTTCCTTCCGTTTTCCTGGGGGTTTAGAACCTTTTCTTCTGGGTATCTTTAGGCTGGCTAGTTGCTAGTTTTGTGCTTGAACAAAAATTTAATAACCTTGCGAGGTTTGGTTTCAAATAAATGCTGAAATACGATGTCCTGTTCGTTCTTGAACATTTGTGGTCCGCTAGTTTATTTTTTAACTAAAccgtgacaaataaaaaagaacggagggagtaggATAATATATGGTAGATAAACTTTGACTCCATGTTTTTCCCCTTTGTTAATACTATGGGTGGGAGACTTGGGAGCTGAGAGTTTCACGAAATCAACAAAAATACTGCAATTTGTTTAACTGGCGATCCTgctttagagcatctccaagagaggcTCTAAACATGGTCCTATTTTAAATATAGGGCTCAAAACCATAAAACATCCTTCCAACAGCGGCCCTATTTTATAAAATTTCATCAAATGGTTATAGGGCTCAGTCTCTCGGGTCCTAAATATAGTACACATATACTAGAGCCCTATCCTCATTTCCACTTAATCTCCAACCATTTATTTCCTAATATCATGATTTATTTCCTAAATAGCATTATTTAAGGCCTGACTATTGGAGTAAACATTTCTTTTGAGACTCTAAACATTCTAAATATGGTTCTATTTCAAATTTTAGGACTCTATTTTAGGGtttgttgttggagatgctctaaataTGGTTTTTCTTTTGAGTATCCTTTCTTTTGAAGGATATATGTTCTTTTTATAAAATACATACATATATTCATTTTAGGGtttgttgttggagatgctctaaacaTTCTAAATATGGTTCTATTTCAAATTTTAGGACTCTAAACATACATATATTCATTTTTTATAAAAAGAACATATATCCTTCAAAAGAAAAACCATTAGCTTTGCTGGAATTAAGAGATTTCTAACCGCTGTCCTTCTGTGCAAACAGATTCCAAGTTTACTCAGCAGGAGCTTCCAGCTTGCAAGCCGATTCTTACTCCAAAATGGGTGAGCTCAATTGTACAGATTTCCTTTGGTGTCATCAGCTTCCCTACATCAAACCCCACAAATGGTTGTGCTTAACTTCTTATGTTACACAGGTTATTTCAGTATTCGTTCTTGTTGGCGTGATTTTTGTCTCGATTGGTATTGTTTCGCTGCGAGCTTCACGACAGGTATGCCCAATATTCTCTCTCCTTGATTTCAATGAGCTCCGTTATTTTGTTTATGTTGGTTATTTTCTCTACTGCAGGTTGTCGAGATCGTTGATCGGTATGATGATGCATGTGTCCCTGCTGGTGTGACTGACAAGCTTGCTTACATCCGGAATGATAGTATACCAAAAAGCTGCACAAGGAATCTGACGGTAATGGAATTATCTGGATGTATTGTTCTAACCTGAAATTTTGGGAATGGAAAAACTATATCATGCAAACAACATTGACTAGTGTGTGACATGTCAGCTATTTTACAGATATGCATCTTGCTATTAAAAAAAATCAAATGAGTAATTAGCTGAAACATTCGATTTCATGGTCTTCAGATTACAAAGGATATGAAGCAGCCGATTTTTGTGTATTATCAGCTGGATGACTTTTACCAGAATCATAGGAGGTATTACCCAATGTCCTCTCTCTCAAACTTTTATTGTTTTACACTTTTGTCAGTGAGAAGCCTTCTTGCTATTTAGGGTGTATTTATCCATACTTAATTGAAACATTCATCACATACAGGTATGTCAAGAGCCGTAATGATGCACAGCTAAGAGATAAAAGTAAGGCGAGTGACTTTACCAATTGTGATCCTGAGGCCAAAACGGTAGACGGAAAACCAATTGTGCCTTGTGGTCTtattgcatggagcctgttcaatGATACATATAAACTCATTCACAACAATGTAACCTTGAGAGTGGAGAAGAAGGACATCTCTTGGAAGAGTGACAGAGACCACAAATTCGGGAGTGATGTCTTCCCAACGAACTTTCAGAAAGGACCTCTTAAAGGTGGAAAAACACTTGATCCAAGTATTCCGGTATGTTCATGGATCTTGCTTTGCATTATCCAATTCTATGCATAATTGGTGGCACCTCATAGGGAAATTATGCTTTTAGCATATGGTAGCTATAAAGTTTAAAGACCAAATGACTCATCATCATCAACAAAAACAACAATAATAACAAAGGCTTTTAGTCCGGAGTAGGCTAAAGACAAATGACTCCCAATGAATTTTCTCGTAGATTGATTAAGATAAGCTCTTGGTCATTTAGGATACCTTGTGCCCCCGAAGTCACTAACTTGTTTTCCTTCTGAGCAGTTGAGTAAGCAAGAGGACCTCATTGTTTGGATGCGGACTGCAGCACTTCCGACATTCAGAAAGCTGTATGGAAGGATATATGTTGATCTCAAGGAAAACGACACAATCACAGTCCAGTTGGACAACAACTACAACACCTATAGCTTTGGTGGCAAGAAGAAGCTGGTGCTTTCGACCGCAACCTGGCTCGGGGGAAAGAACGATTTTCTGGGCCTTGCGTACCTCACCGTCGGCGGACTCTGCTTCTTCCTGGCATTCGCGTTCACCTTGCTATACTTGATAAAGCCAAGGTTAGTGATTTTCTACTTCTCGCAGGTTGCAACTacgtcaaggtgaacacgctgtaTGATAATGTGGTTACATCACTTCTTGCTGCGGTGAAGGTACTCATGATTATTTTTTCTTCTGGGCCACCCACAGGAAAATGGGAGATAACAGCTACCTGTCATGGAACAGACCCCCTTCAGGTCGCTGATGATGTGCTTTGGAAGTTAAACGCGATACACAGGCAGCACCAAACAAATTCAGATTATGGTCGGAATGTATCTTGTACCACAGAGAAATTTTATCCGTGCTCGTCGGTGTAGAATATATACGGCACCCTTGCACATATTGTACATTACATCGAAACACATAGCTTTTGTTTTCTACAAAATTGTATACTCAAAAGTCTCAGAAGTGGACGCCAGTAGTTCCATGCTTTGTTTTTTTGTTCCCCTTAATAAAACAGCTAAACCTAACCTGCATGACTGAGCTATGAGATGAACATGAGCTCTTCGTAAGTGATCAGTTCTCGAAGGCTAGGCATTTGCAGAAATTTGGACTTTTGGATTCCAAACAGTGCGTTTCGTGTTTTTGCCATTCGTAACACAGACTTCAAAGAAATATgactcaatatatatatatatatatatatatatatatatagggaagaggtaatggaagccctgggcttccgttagtgggggaagccccagccaggacgcCAACCAGGTCGCGGTCGGCCCACTGTACGCGAGCATGCATGCGTCAGCCATGCATATGATAGCCACTAATCCTGGATGAGACGTGACAGACGATATACGCATGCATAAATATATGTATAAATGtgcataaatcatgcatagaaggaatcttttgggccacgaatcacgggaacgaatattaccatgtgtacaccgtttacgactgcataacgttgtgtaatatgatagcgtaaaccatgcaacaTTTAAATATCCACCGGTTTGAGTTAAGGAAAGACGTGCCCCACGTTCGCGTAAATAAAGGCACAGTTACGGGAGGAAACAAATTCTCATTTACAGCTGCTCGTCCACGTTCGTATCTGTGATATTGGCGGCGGTTAACGACTGCATAACGATGCATAAAATAAatcgtttacgactgcataacgatgtgtaacatgatagcataaaccatgcattatataaatcttgaccggtttgatataaggaaagacgtgctgcaTAATCCCGTGAATAAAGGGACAATTACGGTTTAAGAGCATTagtagaaggaaataaattttaatttacagccgcagttcgcgggttctgctcggacatattttagcgtaaaacatgaaccaaaacagcgtaaatgattacaaattttatcgtaaatcgtagatctgtttCGAAACGGCAAATGCGGaccgaaaattacggcgtaaaaatctcgcGCGTCCCATCGTGATCAGGTTCTGACTCAGACATATTTTAgtgtaaaacatgaaccaaaacaacgtaaatgattacgaattttagcgtaaatcgtagatctgtttCGAAACGTCGAATGCGGaccgaaaattacggcgtaaaaatctcgcgcgacccatcgtgatcgggttctgactctgacagattttagcgtaaaacatgaaccaaaacaacgtaaatgattacgaattttagcgtaaatcgtataccTATTTCGAAACGGTGAATGGGGCCCAGAAATTATGGCGTGAAAATCTCGCGCGTCGTAGATCACGGGTTCTGACTCTGGTAGATTTCAGCGTAAAACTTGAACAAAAATTGCATAAATCATCATcagtgttaccactgaacttctaTGGTGAACTCCTATGTTCAGATCTCCAAATTAATGCAATAAAAAATAGAATTAATAAGACGTCTTTGAGGTGGTACATGTATGAGTACATGATGAACTGCACAGTCCAAATACTCAGCTGACTTCAAGAAGAGATCAAAAGTGGCTTCCCTACTCCCTGCATGCAACCACAGGTTTTATGTTGCCTTCAGTCGTCACAGTGCACCAGCTGTAAAATATTTAGATTACAAGAGAAACTGAAAAAAAACAGGGATTCACATACAGACATACAGTATACTACCATCATAGAATCTTGAAACTGTTGTGAACTGAGCGAAGACACAGATTTCAGGGAATTTATATACACACGGCATGGTGTAAACTGCCAACGAATTTGTGTTTACAAACGCTCGAAACGGCAAACCAGCTAGACCAAAATCAGCTACATTTACTCGTATACGCAATTCAATTCTCTGAAGTCTGAATACCAAGCCACATTGTGCAGCCAAAAAGCATGCGACCAGAGGTACGATATAACTAACAGTAGAGGTCGAAGCAGCATGAATGGCAGGCGGCTGACACAGGCGCTTCAGCGGTTGTGGAGTGGGTCCGACGAGTTGGGCACACTCCGCTCGCTGCCCGTGACGAGGCCTTCCGTAGCCGGGAACCGCCACCACTTCCTTGCCCGCACGTTGAGCGGCGCGCCGGCCGGTGGGCTCGCGTCGGTGGCATTGGCCCCGTCGTCTGTGGCCGTGCCGGCGCCGGACAGTACGACCTTCTCCGGCGACCAACGTCAGCAGGAGGAGGAGAAGCCTTCTTTGACTGCAAGGGCGAGGTGCGCGGCACAGCTGCCGCGGCGCGACGGCGGGGGCAACGGCTAGGGGCGAGGGCACTGCGTCGGCGCGCTACTGGGCGAGCGCCGGGAGGGAGCGGTAGGCTAGCGACGGCTAGGGTTTGGATTGGCACGAGGAAATCAGGGTGGTTGGCAATTTAATGTTCTATCTGGGCCTCCAGCACTCGGGCTGTTCTAGCTGGGCCTCCAGAGGTTCGGACCTCTGCCACGCACAGGTCAGCCACAGTATGACTAGGGCTCCCTCTAGTTATAAGAAGCCTAGGGCTTCTAAtactataactatatatatatatatatatatatatatatatatatatatatatatatatatatatatatatatatatatatatatatatatatattgctctTCTCCTGACGTCGTCTGCTTTCCTTCCCCTGACACACATGTGTTGCGATTGCATCCAGTGTCTCAACAGAGCACCTGGCGTTTCCAACGCGAAGAATGTTTTGGAATGATGCTTGTGTAATTGTGTTGAACAAACAAAACCGTCTTTGGATTCTTCGGCACCTTCCATGGTCATGGCCTCATGGGAGTGGGACACGCCGATGCCTTGGACTCTCAGCCCGGGAAGGGGCACGCTGGGTTGCTGGCATCTTCTTATTTTTTTCCTTGTTCAGCAAGAGTTGATGGACGCTGGACTTGCCCCCCCCCCTCTCTTTGTACTACCCTTGTGTAATTAAATGACCTTGCTTGGACTACTTGAACAAGTTTGCTCTTCCTTCTACAGACAGATCATTCTCGGAATTCTTTCATAGAGGTAGCGGTAGcttctttcttgctcctccttttCTCTCTCTTTGCCCTGTGGCTCAGGACAGCTTGAGCCAAGAGCTACAAAcaggagtatatatatatatatatataaactgaTACACATGATTTTGCTCTGTATTCCCCACCAGATAAATGTTGCTTCTGGTAAGTCATTCATTTAGAATGCCTCTTTAATCTGATTTATCTTATTTTATTATTTATCATGCGACAAACGGCATTGtgaatagatggccaaacggaccGCCCGGCCCATTTAGGGCACGGCCCGTCAGGAACGCCGGACAAACCGGGCCGGGCCTTACTGACCAGCGGGCCTAAAAACCTGAACGAGCCCGGCACTGCTTGGGTCTAAACTCTAAACGTGCTAGGCTAGCCCGGATAACCCGTCCTAAAAACAGTGTCGGGCCAGGCCGGGCCCGTTTTATAGAATAGCACTACAGGCATATAAAAGGCAACAACCAGCATATATAAAAGACTGTGAAAACAAACAGCGCAGGCACACATAGAAATATAGaattaaatataaattgtacTTAAAAGAGCTGTTTGTGCAATgactgcctcgttaaaaacctttctaggtaaaaactcacacctcgtgagaaaaccctagaaAGGAAAAGAGTACAGTCCCAGCTCATATATAATGTTCGCTGTTGATGAATGATGACTACATATTACATGGATGAAACATGAAGATACAGAATTACAGATACAGTCCTAATACCCTAAGTCTTAGGTTGCTCCACCTCATCAAGATACAGTCCTTCAAATGCATCCTCTAATTCTTTGTCCTGGGCAGAGTGTTGAGCTCTTGCATCACCTAGTTCCCAGTCCTTGATGCAAAGGAGCATCTCAACCATCTCTGGGGCTAATCGTCGTCGTCGTTCCTCGATGATCCTGCCACAAAGACTAAAAGCAGACTCGGAAGATACTGTTGAAACATGAACTGAAATAACATCTCTAGCTAATATTGAGAGAACAGGAAAGGTTAGTTTATGCTCATGCCACCAGTTTAAGAGGTTGAAATCATCCTCAAACTTCTGAAGAATGTCACTGTCAAGGTAGGAGGACAGTTCTGAGTCTACAAAACTTATGCATGCACCAGAGCTTGCTGCGGCGTGGACTCTTATAAGCAGCAATGCGCTGATTAGAGGAGTTTAGGAATGAAATAGTAGTTCTAAATGCTTCAATGTAAGGCTTAAGTCGTTTCAAGCCAGACTTCACAATAAGATTGATAATGTGGCATGCACAACGTTGATGCAACAAAAGACTACCAACATAACCAGACAGTAGAGGTTTAAGCTTCTCCATAGCTCTAGAGTTAGAAGATGCATTATCCAAAGTGATAGAGATCACTTTGCTAGTGCATCCAAAATCATCAATAACATTATAGATATGGCCAGCAATGTTGACACCAGTGTGAGCAGACTCTATGAGCCTAAGGCCAATGATTCTCTTTTCTAACATCCAATCCTTATTAATGTAATGAGCAACTACACTAAGGTAGTCCTCTTTAGCATTTCCTGACCAAATATCAGAAGTAATCGCAATGGACAAAGCAGACAACAAGCAATCAGCTATAACCTTACGACGATCAGTATAGTACTTAACCATATCCCTAGATGTAGTCTGTCTGGTCACAGATTTGAAGCCAGGATTATGGGATAATTTGATGTACTCCTCAAAAGTAGAGGACTCAGCAAAATTTAGAGGAAGATCAAGCCTAGCAATCAATCTACACATCTCAGTTCTAGCACGATGGGGACAATAATCAAAATTAGGAACAGAACCATCAGGGTTGAACTTAATCATGGACTGCTTGCCCATCCTAGCATTTTTTACTTTGCAATCACGTTGATGCCTAAGCAAATGGCCAGTACCACTAGAAGACACAGCAGACAAAGTTACTTTGCACCACTGACACTTCCCACCAATCCTTACCCTCTTGCCGTTCTTAATCGTGTACACAGGCTCAAAATCATCCCATACCTTTGAGGTGTTACACCTCTTGTGGTCGCTGGAGCCCTGACCAACCTCCGCAGGAGCTTCTGCGCCTTGGCCAGCGTCAGATTCCCCGACGACGAGGTCGATAGGAGCTGCAACACTGCTACCACTGCCACTAGCATGGTCGGTAGTGGCAGTAGCACGACTCTCAGGGACTCTAGGTTCTCCGAGTAGCCTCAAATCGTGGTTGATGGAGTGACTAATGTCACCACCATCGTCCCCCATCGCCGACGCGTCGGTTCCTCACGGCCTACAAACAAAAGTGACGCGGAAGAAGATGGAGGTGTTAGCTACCACAGATCCAACTCTAGTGAGGTTGTGAGGAGGAGGTGTTACCTACGCAGCTTAGGAATGAAGCCGGTCTGCCGGAGCACCGATTCCGTCGACGATGGCCCACAAAAGAGACGTGGAAGAAGACAGAGATGGAGAGAGATCCTTGCAGAGGACTAGAGGATATAAAGAGAAATATACCGTGGAGAGGCGCGGGCGTGCGGCGGAGACGGATCCACGGAGAGgcgtggacagtccggtgacggaGAAGGATCCACGGAGAGGCGCGGAAGAAGATGGAGAGGAGACAGATCCTTGCAGAGGACTAGAGGAGACAGAGAGATAGATACCGTGACCATGGAGAGGCGCGGGCGTGCGGCGGAGACGGATCCACGTAGAGGCGCGGCACCATGGTTGGCCGACGACGGAGAAGGATCCGTGGAAAGGTGCGGAGCCGCGGACGTGCGGCGGAGACGGATCCACGGAGAGGCGCGGTGCCACGGTCAGCCGATGACGGAGATAGATCCGTCGAGAGGCGCGCTGGAGACTGGAGATTTCCGAGGAGCGGACGAGCGGCGGAGCGGAGgcgattagggttagggtttctaccTTTCGGTTTCGGGGAAGAGAAATGTGACTATGAGTCGGCTGGGGGCGGCTGGGGCAACGACGCAACGCGTTTAAGCAAACGCATGGGCGTGGAGCGGACGGCCGGACGCGAGTCACGCGCGAGTGGGCTGTGGCCTGTGGGCTGCGTGCGCTGCACGACCTGCTAGCAAATACGGGCTCTAACCGGGCCTGGGCTAAAATCCGTGTCGTGCCGTGCTAGCCCAACGGGCTGAATAGTGTGTACGAGCCTGGCACGCCTATCCGGGCCGGGCTGGCACGGACCCGCttaaaacgggccgggccgggcctcgTGTCGGGCCAACGAAGCGTGCTTCCGTTCGTGCTTTCGTGTCGTGGGCCTTCTGTACATCTATAATTGTGATTGATTCCTTGACGACGACGAGCAAGCAGGTCCAAGCTGCAGGCCGCTGAAGCAGAAGATACCGTGTGGTATgtagcagagagagagaggaagaggaagaggaaggGAAGCCAGTGTCGGTCGCCAGGCATGTCGTCGCCGCTCCTGTCGAGGCTGCGGCTGGTGACGGTGGACGTGACGGGCACCCTGATCACGTATAGGGGCCAGCTGGGCGACTACTACTGCATGGCGGCGAAGCACGCCGGGATGCCGTGCCCGGACTACGGCCGCGTGCACGAGGGCTTCAAGCTCGCCTATGCCGACATGGGTAGGTGTGCTTCGGCCACGCCGCCGCCATGCCCGCCGCCGCGTGGTGGAGGATGTGCGTCAGGGACTCCTTCGTCAGGGTGGGTACTTGataaacccaacgggtagaatgatgctcgatctttcgatgagagatgatggaggtggaaaacttgttggagaacgacgttggctgcACGACTACCACAAtcaagatggtgtggcgccttgagcgacaggtacatCGTCTtctgataactacgatttggggtggaggtcaacgttgtgctatccgactacaacaaccacaagggtgctgcgccttagcgatagttacaccggcttctgttgttgct
Proteins encoded:
- the LOC100284477 gene encoding ALA-interacting subunit 3 — encoded protein: MDSHAAGSSSGGSGDGGAQPRRSSRKPTYSKFTQQELPACKPILTPKWVISVFVLVGVIFVSIGIVSLRASRQVVEIVDRYDDACVPAGVTDKLAYIRNDSIPKSCTRNLTITKDMKQPIFVYYQLDDFYQNHRRYVKSRNDAQLRDKSKASDFTNCDPEAKTVDGKPIVPCGLIAWSLFNDTYKLIHNNVTLRVEKKDISWKSDRDHKFGSDVFPTNFQKGPLKGGKTLDPSIPLSKQEDLIVWMRTAALPTFRKLYGRIYVDLKENDTITVQLDNNYNTYSFGGKKKLVLSTATWLGGKNDFLGLAYLTVGGLCFFLAFAFTLLYLIKPRKMGDNSYLSWNRPPSGR